A stretch of Candidatus Eremiobacteraceae bacterium DNA encodes these proteins:
- a CDS encoding nucleotide sugar dehydrogenase — MQVIRPKSDGLSHAAALKERIVARTARVGVVGAGYIGLPLAVAQAKAGFTVVAVDQNPIRVAQLNQGSNYLRDVDDADLAAVVTRGKLTATTELDRIGDFDVVIMCVPTPVTLHKDPDTAFIRKIGAEIASRLRPGRLITLESTSYPGVTEELLLPILSTSGLKVGEDFFLAFSPERVDPGNARYVTVNTNKVVGGVTEACLDVASTFYRQTIDEIVPVTSPQVAELSKVFENTFRAVNIALVNEMAQLCDKMGINVWEVLDAASTKPFGMMRFNPGPGVGGHCIPLDPFYLTWKARRYDFHMRFTETAAEINLAMPWFVREKLRRTLNERGTPLKDARILQIGLAYKRDVEDWQESPALRVLHLLEDDGAIVEYHDPHIPSMREEDGRLRHSALLTPDALSRATCVLITTDHSSIDWDFVVRNARVVLDTRNATHHVEAGREKIVLI; from the coding sequence ATGCAAGTGATCAGGCCGAAGTCGGACGGCCTTAGCCATGCGGCGGCGCTCAAAGAGCGCATAGTCGCTCGAACGGCTCGGGTCGGCGTCGTCGGCGCGGGCTACATCGGCTTGCCGCTCGCGGTCGCGCAGGCGAAGGCGGGCTTCACCGTCGTGGCCGTCGATCAGAATCCGATCCGCGTCGCGCAGCTCAACCAGGGTTCGAATTATTTGCGCGATGTCGACGACGCGGACCTCGCCGCGGTCGTGACGCGCGGGAAGCTGACCGCGACGACCGAGCTCGACCGCATCGGCGACTTCGATGTCGTCATCATGTGCGTGCCGACGCCGGTGACCCTCCACAAGGACCCCGACACCGCGTTCATCCGCAAGATCGGCGCGGAGATCGCATCGCGGCTGCGACCGGGCCGGCTCATCACGCTCGAGAGCACCTCGTACCCCGGCGTCACCGAAGAGCTGCTGTTGCCGATCCTGTCGACGAGCGGGCTCAAGGTGGGCGAAGATTTCTTCCTCGCGTTCTCACCGGAGCGCGTCGATCCGGGCAACGCGCGGTACGTCACCGTCAACACGAACAAGGTCGTCGGCGGCGTCACCGAAGCATGCCTCGACGTCGCTTCGACGTTCTACCGGCAGACGATCGACGAGATCGTGCCCGTCACGAGTCCGCAAGTCGCCGAGCTCTCGAAGGTCTTCGAGAACACGTTTCGCGCCGTGAACATCGCGCTCGTCAACGAGATGGCGCAGCTGTGCGACAAGATGGGCATCAACGTCTGGGAAGTCCTCGACGCGGCATCGACCAAACCGTTCGGGATGATGCGCTTCAACCCAGGCCCCGGCGTCGGCGGCCACTGCATCCCGCTCGACCCGTTCTACCTGACCTGGAAGGCGCGCCGCTACGACTTCCACATGCGTTTCACCGAGACCGCCGCCGAGATCAATCTCGCGATGCCGTGGTTCGTGCGCGAGAAGCTGCGCCGCACGCTCAACGAACGCGGCACGCCGCTCAAGGACGCGCGCATCCTCCAGATCGGACTCGCCTACAAGCGCGACGTCGAAGACTGGCAGGAGTCGCCCGCGCTCCGCGTCCTTCATCTGCTCGAGGACGACGGCGCGATCGTCGAATACCACGATCCGCACATCCCGAGCATGCGAGAAGAAGACGGCAGGCTGCGGCACTCCGCGCTGCTCACGCCCGACGCGCTGTCGCGGGCGACGTGCGTCCTCATCACGACCGACCATAGCTCGATCGATTGGGATTTCGTCGTGCGCAACGCGCGGGTCGTCCTTGACACGCGCAATGCGACGCACCATGTCGAGGCAGGCAGGGAGAAGATCGTCCTGATATGA
- a CDS encoding nucleoside-diphosphate sugar epimerase/dehydratase produces the protein MERDVTTGGAIRHEPSTDRPARESVRVASDALIALVAALAAAALSVGLVPLQTQTVLSIVVTASLIVLALVITGNYRHQGAQLQEAALRLAAACALAAGALALFSLVANANVFAPQVSVTAASLAFPMLLFARLWNRVRRRSVKAPGASRTIVVGARDAARAVIRLLDQRESLPFDVVGCVDDDVATRSVEGVPVLGKPADLGALIDAHSIETIIVAATSARRRLVKIVMAACANAGGRRPAVKVLPHLDQLLTGRVEYSPVRDVRLEDLLQRDPVEVDPSRVAPHLENRVVLVTGAGGSIGSELCRQISRFNPKLLVLVGHGENSLVAIDQELRTELGFTKTEVALADVADGFRVRSIFSQYRPHIVFHAAAHKHVPILESNVCEAVRNNVFGTHAVALAAAAAGVAKFVMISTDKAVNPTSVMGATKRVAELICQSFERRTGTEFVSVRFGNVLGSRGSVIDVFKKQIEMGGPLTVTHPDMVRYFMTIPEAVALVLDATAIGRDGQVCVLDMGKPVSVVELAENLVRLCGLRPYDDVDIVFTGIRPGEKLREEILTSHELDNPDEHPSDDPTAHERLFVAQQERVVYEKLVGILTDLEVAVRTPDAQTVIATLRRLVPSFVPGDHLRGDDAESATHVTPLDAAGPLAPPPGEADTIGEAPEQAPVQAQRANVVSLEEALAARSAGIDASDQAEVGRP, from the coding sequence ATGGAGCGCGACGTGACGACGGGCGGAGCGATCCGCCACGAGCCGAGTACGGACCGACCCGCACGCGAGAGCGTGCGAGTCGCGTCCGATGCCCTCATCGCGCTCGTCGCCGCGCTTGCTGCCGCCGCCCTGTCCGTGGGCCTCGTGCCGCTGCAGACGCAGACGGTTCTGTCGATCGTCGTCACCGCGTCCTTGATCGTCCTTGCGCTTGTCATCACCGGGAACTACCGGCACCAAGGCGCGCAGCTCCAAGAGGCGGCGCTCCGTCTGGCAGCCGCGTGCGCACTCGCGGCAGGCGCGCTTGCGCTCTTCTCGCTCGTCGCGAACGCGAACGTGTTCGCTCCGCAAGTCAGCGTCACGGCCGCGAGCCTCGCGTTTCCGATGCTGCTCTTCGCGCGTCTGTGGAATCGGGTCCGCCGGCGCTCGGTCAAGGCGCCCGGCGCGTCGCGGACGATCGTCGTCGGCGCACGCGATGCCGCGCGGGCGGTGATCCGTCTCCTCGACCAGCGCGAATCGCTTCCGTTCGACGTCGTCGGCTGCGTCGATGATGATGTGGCGACGCGCAGCGTCGAGGGCGTTCCCGTGCTCGGCAAACCCGCCGATCTCGGCGCGCTGATCGACGCGCACTCGATCGAAACGATCATCGTCGCCGCGACGTCCGCGCGACGCCGCCTCGTCAAAATCGTCATGGCCGCGTGTGCCAACGCCGGCGGCCGGCGTCCGGCCGTCAAGGTGCTCCCTCACCTCGATCAGCTGCTCACCGGCAGGGTCGAGTACTCGCCCGTGCGTGACGTGCGGCTCGAGGATCTGCTCCAGCGCGATCCGGTCGAGGTCGATCCTTCTCGCGTCGCACCGCACCTCGAGAACCGCGTCGTGCTCGTCACGGGTGCGGGGGGCTCGATCGGCAGCGAGCTGTGCCGCCAGATCTCGCGCTTCAACCCGAAGCTGCTCGTGCTCGTCGGCCACGGCGAGAACAGCCTCGTCGCGATCGACCAAGAGCTGCGTACCGAACTCGGCTTCACGAAGACCGAGGTCGCGCTCGCCGACGTCGCCGACGGATTCCGCGTCCGCAGCATCTTCTCGCAGTACCGGCCGCATATCGTCTTCCATGCCGCTGCACACAAGCATGTACCGATCCTCGAGTCGAACGTGTGCGAGGCGGTGCGCAACAACGTCTTCGGCACGCACGCCGTCGCCCTCGCGGCGGCAGCGGCAGGCGTCGCGAAGTTCGTCATGATCTCGACGGACAAGGCGGTCAACCCGACCAGCGTCATGGGCGCGACGAAGCGCGTCGCCGAGCTCATCTGCCAATCGTTCGAGCGCCGAACGGGCACCGAGTTCGTCTCGGTCCGCTTCGGCAACGTCCTCGGCAGCCGCGGAAGCGTCATCGACGTGTTCAAGAAGCAGATCGAGATGGGCGGCCCGCTCACCGTCACGCATCCGGACATGGTGCGTTACTTCATGACGATCCCCGAAGCCGTCGCCCTCGTCCTCGACGCGACGGCGATCGGCCGCGACGGGCAAGTGTGCGTGCTCGACATGGGCAAACCGGTGAGCGTCGTGGAGCTCGCTGAAAACCTCGTGCGGCTCTGCGGCCTGCGCCCGTACGACGACGTCGACATCGTGTTCACGGGGATCAGGCCGGGCGAGAAGCTGCGCGAAGAGATCTTGACGTCGCACGAGCTCGACAACCCGGACGAACATCCATCGGACGATCCGACCGCCCACGAGCGGCTCTTCGTCGCACAGCAGGAGCGTGTCGTCTACGAGAAGCTCGTCGGCATCCTCACTGACCTCGAAGTCGCCGTGCGCACGCCCGACGCCCAGACGGTCATCGCGACGCTGCGGCGTCTCGTCCCGAGCTTCGTGCCGGGCGATCATCTGCGTGGCGACGACGCAGAGTCGGCGACGCATGTGACGCCGCTCGACGCAGCCGGTCCGCTCGCGCCGCCACCGGGCGAGGCCGATACTATTGGAGAGGCGCCCGAGCAGGCGCCAGTCCAGGCGCAGCGCGCAAACGTCGTCAGCTTAGAAGAAGCCCTCGCGGCTCGGAGTGCCGGCATCGATGCAAGTGATCAGGCCGAAGTCGGACGGCCTTAG
- a CDS encoding polysaccharide biosynthesis tyrosine autokinase: protein MYQLSSNGNGSTVMPVPEREDEFQKLFGALRRRWKLALYIFGAFFLAALAYAIVWPKSYVATVSLITGNSATNFNGINTDLPVLNALVAAGGVQSVETYATMIQGQDVATKVIENLKLRKEDPHIDAYKLLKYDIFVAPVTNTQIVTLAATWKNAKTSAAIANEFGKVLIEKQRDLIAGQSQTAMDYLAQQIPKAAADKNKADSALADFQASHTIGDMSAQTSSTVSLYTDNASKIAALQVDEAQASASLANVQGQMSAGSATANGGESIAENPVVTQLKQQLAQVTTELDAARKQYTDAHPTVIALAQQKQLLEQEIAKAPQTYVASRAVVPSPVFQQNSQQAASLQAQIAGDQSQISQLNAQQKLFSVQVKQLPNTARELADLQRNAQLAEGVYDSLRQHYNDALVAKTMALSNVSFEQLAEPQWVKTIPNLVLTILLGFVLGIILAIAGVFTVDFFDNSLKDENDVRRALPWPVLAQVPQLDATSRRGQARLPMLRALTIEAYLQLVTSLRFASDKPLRTLAVTSPSQGDGKSTVALSTGIAMAEMRPRVLIIDADMRHPTLHEKLGVDGGPGLADVLVGESKVDDVIVSTRFAGLDFLPAGSQSPNPIKLIQSSTFDEMVEHLQANYQTIIFDTPALLPMVDAAAIAQKCDGTIMVVAAGRTDTRSANRALQRLSVVEGASVIGVVINRATPNARDSAYVLQSGSQLPLSGELETA from the coding sequence ATGTACCAGCTCTCCAGTAACGGCAACGGCTCCACAGTGATGCCCGTGCCGGAACGTGAGGACGAGTTCCAAAAACTGTTCGGCGCCCTGCGCCGGCGTTGGAAGCTCGCGCTCTACATCTTCGGCGCGTTCTTCCTCGCCGCGCTCGCGTACGCGATCGTGTGGCCGAAGTCGTACGTCGCGACGGTCTCCCTGATCACGGGCAACTCGGCGACGAACTTCAACGGCATCAACACGGACCTGCCGGTGCTCAACGCGCTCGTCGCGGCGGGCGGCGTCCAGTCCGTCGAGACGTACGCGACCATGATCCAGGGTCAAGACGTGGCGACCAAGGTCATCGAGAACCTCAAGCTGCGCAAAGAAGACCCGCACATCGACGCGTACAAGCTGTTGAAGTACGATATCTTCGTCGCGCCCGTGACGAACACGCAGATCGTCACGCTCGCCGCGACGTGGAAGAATGCGAAGACGTCCGCGGCCATCGCGAACGAATTCGGCAAGGTGCTCATCGAGAAGCAGCGCGACCTCATCGCCGGTCAATCTCAGACCGCGATGGACTACCTCGCGCAGCAGATCCCCAAAGCGGCGGCCGACAAGAACAAGGCCGACTCGGCGCTCGCCGATTTCCAGGCGTCGCACACGATCGGCGACATGAGCGCGCAGACCTCGAGCACGGTGAGCCTCTACACCGACAACGCGAGCAAGATCGCGGCGCTCCAGGTCGACGAGGCGCAGGCGTCCGCCTCGCTCGCGAACGTCCAAGGTCAGATGTCCGCAGGCAGCGCGACCGCGAACGGCGGCGAGAGCATTGCCGAGAACCCGGTCGTCACCCAGCTCAAACAGCAGCTCGCGCAGGTGACCACGGAGCTCGACGCCGCCCGCAAGCAGTACACGGACGCGCACCCGACGGTCATCGCGCTAGCGCAGCAGAAACAGCTGCTCGAGCAAGAGATCGCCAAGGCGCCGCAAACGTACGTCGCCTCGCGCGCGGTCGTGCCGAGCCCGGTCTTCCAGCAGAACTCGCAGCAGGCCGCCTCGCTGCAGGCGCAGATCGCCGGCGACCAGTCGCAGATCAGTCAGCTGAACGCGCAGCAGAAGCTGTTCAGCGTCCAGGTGAAGCAGCTGCCGAACACGGCGCGCGAACTCGCCGACCTGCAGCGCAACGCGCAGCTCGCTGAAGGCGTCTATGACAGCCTTCGCCAGCACTACAACGACGCGCTCGTCGCGAAGACGATGGCGCTCTCGAACGTCTCTTTCGAACAGCTCGCCGAACCGCAATGGGTGAAGACGATCCCGAACCTCGTCCTGACGATTCTCCTCGGGTTCGTGCTCGGCATCATCCTCGCGATCGCCGGCGTGTTCACGGTCGACTTCTTCGACAACAGCCTCAAGGACGAGAACGACGTCCGCCGCGCGCTGCCGTGGCCGGTCCTCGCGCAGGTCCCGCAGCTCGATGCGACGAGCCGCCGCGGACAGGCGCGTCTGCCGATGCTCCGCGCGCTGACGATCGAAGCGTACCTGCAACTCGTGACCTCGTTGCGCTTCGCATCCGATAAGCCGCTCCGCACGCTGGCGGTGACGAGTCCATCGCAGGGCGACGGCAAGTCGACGGTCGCGCTGTCGACGGGAATCGCGATGGCCGAGATGCGGCCGCGCGTCCTCATCATCGATGCGGACATGCGCCACCCGACGCTGCACGAGAAGCTCGGCGTCGACGGCGGCCCGGGTCTTGCCGACGTCCTCGTCGGCGAGAGCAAGGTCGACGACGTGATCGTCTCGACGCGCTTCGCGGGTCTCGACTTCTTGCCCGCGGGCTCGCAATCGCCGAACCCGATCAAGCTCATCCAGTCGTCGACGTTCGACGAGATGGTCGAACATCTCCAAGCGAACTACCAGACGATCATCTTCGACACGCCGGCGCTGCTGCCGATGGTCGACGCCGCCGCGATCGCGCAGAAGTGCGACGGCACGATCATGGTCGTCGCCGCAGGCCGGACCGACACGCGATCGGCGAATCGTGCGCTTCAACGGCTGAGCGTCGTCGAGGGCGCTTCAGTCATCGGCGTCGTTATAAACCGCGCGACACCGAACGCGCGCGACAGCGCCTACGTGCTGCAGTCTGGTTCACAGCTGCCGCTCAGCGGCGAGCTCGAGACGGCGTAG